In one window of Methanosarcina vacuolata Z-761 DNA:
- a CDS encoding ABC transporter ATP-binding protein: protein MSISSLSPPLLSVENLNVSFKTSKGLVKANENISFEIKEGEIFGLIGETGCGKTTLGKALLRLLSNNARIEGRIIYRGKNILSLSEKEMRSLRGKEIGIMLQDPSICFNPVLSVESQIAEIYRYHEGMKKKDAEKKASEMLELVGIDSSRKSEYPHQFSGGMLQRVMIAVALALKPRLLIADEPTKGLDLDIKLQILEIIAKLVRKENSSMLLITHDLDVATKLTDRTAVMYAGEIVEIGKTATVISDPKHPYTFALLHSLPEKGLMTVLGQSPSLISPPSGCRYHPRCSNQLVDCSKIHPELLEHVDDHFSRCLFSEKSSKNVKREAQLIPDTPSPGCVEVGIWHC, encoded by the coding sequence ATGAGTATTTCTTCCCTCTCTCCTCCACTCCTTTCAGTAGAAAACCTGAACGTCTCTTTCAAAACCTCAAAGGGCCTTGTAAAAGCAAACGAGAACATTTCCTTTGAGATCAAAGAAGGAGAGATTTTTGGGCTTATTGGAGAAACAGGCTGTGGAAAAACTACTCTTGGAAAAGCCCTTTTGAGGCTGCTCTCAAATAATGCAAGGATAGAAGGGAGAATCATTTACAGGGGTAAGAATATTTTAAGTCTTTCTGAAAAAGAAATGAGGAGTCTGAGAGGAAAGGAAATAGGGATCATGCTACAGGACCCTTCAATCTGTTTTAACCCGGTCCTCTCTGTAGAAAGTCAAATTGCTGAAATTTATCGATACCATGAAGGCATGAAAAAAAAAGATGCAGAAAAGAAAGCTTCAGAGATGCTTGAGCTTGTTGGAATAGATTCCTCAAGAAAGTCTGAATACCCTCACCAGTTCAGTGGTGGGATGCTGCAGAGAGTTATGATAGCAGTAGCGCTTGCTCTCAAGCCAAGACTTCTTATTGCAGACGAACCTACAAAGGGGCTTGATCTTGATATAAAATTGCAAATTCTGGAAATAATTGCCAAGCTTGTTCGGAAGGAAAATTCTTCCATGCTCTTAATTACTCATGATCTGGATGTCGCCACTAAACTTACAGATAGGACTGCAGTGATGTATGCTGGAGAAATCGTTGAAATCGGGAAGACAGCAACGGTCATTTCCGATCCAAAACACCCTTATACTTTTGCACTACTGCATTCGCTTCCAGAAAAAGGGCTAATGACTGTTTTAGGTCAGTCTCCAAGTCTGATCTCTCCTCCTTCCGGTTGCAGGTACCATCCCCGATGTAGTAACCAGCTGGTAGACTGCTCAAAAATCCACCCTGAACTATTGGAACATGTAGATGATCATTTTTCCCGCTGCTTATTCTCTGAAAAAAGTAGTAAGAATGTAAAAAGAGAAGCACAATTGATCCCGGATACTCCTTCTCCTGGGTGTGTGGAGGTGGGCATATGGCATTGTTAG
- a CDS encoding ATP-binding cassette domain-containing protein, which produces MALLEVKNLKKHYYSGLFQLQVNKAVDGVSFRIEKGKTLGLVGKSGCGKSTLGRTVLRLLEPTEGSIIFDGQDISKLKGQSLKYLGTRMQIIFQNPESCLNPKMKVYDIIAEPLRLHRLCAKDRELERVKELIEIVYLNEELLFRYPKELSGGQLQRVAIARVLSMKPELIVADEPTSMLDPLVQAQILSLLKGLQTKFKISFLFISHDIKVVEWMSDEIAFMEKGKIVNLKVVSRQSSKIK; this is translated from the coding sequence ATGGCATTGTTAGAAGTGAAAAATCTGAAAAAGCATTATTATTCCGGGCTTTTCCAGCTTCAGGTTAACAAGGCCGTAGACGGAGTCAGTTTCAGGATAGAAAAAGGGAAAACTCTAGGTCTTGTTGGAAAAAGTGGTTGTGGGAAATCCACACTTGGAAGAACAGTGTTAAGATTGCTTGAACCGACAGAGGGTAGCATTATCTTTGATGGTCAGGACATTTCAAAACTTAAAGGACAATCTTTAAAATACCTAGGAACCAGAATGCAGATTATTTTTCAAAACCCTGAATCATGCTTGAACCCGAAGATGAAAGTTTATGATATAATTGCAGAACCTTTAAGGCTTCACAGGCTTTGCGCTAAAGACAGAGAATTGGAGAGGGTAAAGGAACTTATTGAAATTGTTTACCTTAATGAAGAGCTTCTTTTTCGCTATCCCAAAGAGCTGAGTGGAGGTCAGCTTCAGAGAGTTGCAATTGCAAGAGTTCTTAGCATGAAACCAGAATTAATAGTAGCGGATGAGCCTACTTCGATGCTAGATCCTCTTGTCCAGGCTCAAATTCTTTCGCTTCTAAAGGGACTGCAAACCAAGTTCAAGATAAGTTTTCTGTTTATCTCCCACGATATTAAGGTTGTTGAATGGATGAGTGACGAGATTGCCTTTATGGAAAAAGGAAAAATTGTTAATCTTAAAGTAGTGTCACGTCAATCCTCAAAGATAAAATAA
- a CDS encoding transposase: protein MQGLPLSIIIVPANKNDSTLYIPTLKNFNIKRPVGRPVNRPSKVTADAMYDTAKIRKYNRRRGIKSNIPVNKRNRKKKKRGRPIKVDQEEYKKKSIVERFFSWIESCKKVFPRYEIKETSYLGVVMVAAIIRVNELLG from the coding sequence TTGCAAGGTCTGCCTCTCTCGATTATTATTGTTCCTGCAAATAAGAATGATTCTACACTTTATATACCTACACTTAAAAATTTCAATATAAAGAGACCTGTAGGAAGGCCTGTTAACAGGCCTTCCAAAGTAACAGCTGATGCAATGTATGATACAGCTAAAATTAGAAAATATAACAGAAGAAGAGGAATAAAGTCCAATATACCAGTAAATAAAAGAAATAGGAAGAAAAAGAAGAGAGGAAGACCAATAAAAGTAGATCAAGAAGAATACAAAAAGAAAAGCATAGTAGAAAGGTTCTTTAGCTGGATAGAGTCATGCAAGAAAGTATTTCCAAGATATGAAATTAAAGAGACATCATATTTAGGAGTTGTAATGGTAGCAGCAATAATTAGAGTAAATGAGCTTTTGGGATAG
- a CDS encoding transposase produces MSFREIDDVLWESMEPYLPPQKPPTGRPRANLRKLMNGILYVVMTGCTWKDVPRKYGSKSTVHRFHLYLCEHGIYQKIFNELLNKGYDLNKIDLSHCFTDTKDVPAKKGGISATMATKK; encoded by the coding sequence ATGTCATTTCGTGAAATCGATGATGTTCTATGGGAATCCATGGAACCTTATCTTCCTCCACAGAAACCGCCTACAGGAAGGCCACGTGCAAATCTGAGGAAGTTAATGAACGGTATTTTGTATGTTGTTATGACAGGTTGTACGTGGAAAGACGTTCCCAGGAAATATGGATCTAAGTCAACAGTACATAGATTCCATCTATATCTGTGTGAACATGGCATCTATCAGAAGATTTTCAATGAACTTTTAAACAAAGGTTACGATTTGAATAAAATAGATCTTTCTCACTGCTTTACTGATACAAAGGATGTTCCGGCTAAAAAAGGGGGAATATCGGCTACGATGGCCACAAAAAAATAA